The Methanobrevibacter sp. genome includes the window ATAAATTATAATATTAACTGCAAAAAACACAACGGGTGGAAACTTGGAAAAACCACAATTAATTAATTTTATAGCTAAAGTAATGGAGGACTCTGGTTTTAAAGTTTATAAGAATTTTAAAACATCTCAGAAAGTTATAGATATATATGCTATTTTACCTACTACTATTGGTGATTTTGGTGTTGTTGTAGCATGTAAAAACTATGATAAGGATTTTAGAATTGGAGTCGATGTATTAAGAGAAATGGAAGAAGTTCAACAAAGTATTAAAGCTTCTAAAGTTACTATTGTTTCTTCATCTTATTTTTCAGATCAAGCAAAGAACTATGCTCTTCGTAAAAACATTAAATTAGTTGATAGGGATAATTTACTTGAACTTGCTAAAAGATATCAAGATAGAACTTCTCAGACTACATTGGACAATACTCCTTATGATGGAGGAGCATCCCAATATATTGAAGAAGAATACCCTGAATATACTTACGATGCTTCAGATATGGAATATTTAATGAGCAGAAGAGATAGCAATCCTGCTGTTTATAAAAATACATTATATAGGCAAATTGATGAAGATAGACAATCTGGATTTTCATCTATCTTAAACAGAGGCGGTTCAAAATCAAGTCGTGGCAGTTTGACTAGTGGTGTAACTAACTTGTATAATTATGAATCTAGAAAAAATGCTTTCGGTGAAGGTTCATTATTGAATAAATTAATTAAAAATCCAATAGTTTTAATTATTTTAGTTGTAGCAGTTTCATATATTATTTCATATGTTGCAGGAAATCTACTAAAAGTAGATGCTGGAATAAGTGGATTAGTAGAGATGATTGTGGCATTGCTCCTTTCATATGGTTTATCTCTCTACACAGATAGAAATAGAGATTTCATAGTTAAAGGAACATTCATATTCTTTATTTCATTAATTATCTTAATTATATTAATTTTTGTTTAATTTAATATAATTACAATTAATAATTATTAAAATTAATCCAAGTAAATATAAAAACCAAATCATGATATCGGTTGGTCCGGTTTCTATCCAAATTAATGTGTGTGTTAAAATAATGGAGTAAATTCCAACTCCAATTTCTTCTTTTATTTTATATAATATTCCTAAGAATATTCCCATAAATAGCATTTGAACTGCAAGGCCTATAAATCCAAAGTCAAGTGTTGCAGGTCCGAATATTGTTGAAGTAAGACAAACTGTATAATGTAGGACATATTCTCCAACAAATGTTCTGGGACTTCCAGATGAAAAAATCATGCTTAATATGTGTCC containing:
- a CDS encoding restriction endonuclease; amino-acid sequence: MEKPQLINFIAKVMEDSGFKVYKNFKTSQKVIDIYAILPTTIGDFGVVVACKNYDKDFRIGVDVLREMEEVQQSIKASKVTIVSSSYFSDQAKNYALRKNIKLVDRDNLLELAKRYQDRTSQTTLDNTPYDGGASQYIEEEYPEYTYDASDMEYLMSRRDSNPAVYKNTLYRQIDEDRQSGFSSILNRGGSKSSRGSLTSGVTNLYNYESRKNAFGEGSLLNKLIKNPIVLIILVVAVSYIISYVAGNLLKVDAGISGLVEMIVALLLSYGLSLYTDRNRDFIVKGTFIFFISLIILIILIFV